In Actinomadura citrea, a single window of DNA contains:
- a CDS encoding 5-oxoprolinase subunit B family protein, with amino-acid sequence MRILPNGDAALLVELPDLPEMLGLYAALAASPPPGVADLVPAARTLTLLLDPSADPAAVAAAVRATRPGTADGGAGEAEIPVVYDGDDLAEVARLTGLAPDEVVAAHTGTPWRVAFTGFAPGFGYLEGGDPRLDVPRRATPRVRVPAGAVGLAGRFSGVYPVESPGGWRLIGRTEAVLWDLERDPPALLRPGTRVRFVRREL; translated from the coding sequence GTGCGGATCCTCCCGAACGGCGACGCGGCGCTGCTGGTCGAACTGCCGGACCTGCCGGAGATGCTCGGCCTGTACGCGGCGCTCGCCGCGTCCCCGCCGCCCGGCGTCGCCGACCTCGTCCCGGCGGCCCGCACCCTGACCCTGCTGCTGGACCCGTCCGCCGACCCGGCCGCGGTTGCCGCCGCGGTGCGCGCCACCCGGCCGGGCACTGCGGACGGAGGCGCCGGCGAGGCCGAGATCCCCGTCGTCTACGACGGCGACGACCTCGCCGAGGTCGCCCGCCTCACCGGGCTCGCCCCGGACGAGGTCGTCGCCGCGCACACCGGGACCCCGTGGCGGGTCGCGTTCACCGGGTTCGCGCCCGGGTTCGGCTACCTGGAGGGCGGTGACCCGCGTTTGGACGTCCCGCGCCGCGCGACGCCCCGCGTCCGCGTCCCCGCGGGCGCGGTCGGTCTCGCCGGGCGCTTCAGCGGCGTCTACCCGGTCGAGTCCCCCGGCGGCTGGCGCCTCATCGGACGCACGGAGGCCGTCCTGTGGGACCTCGAACGCGATCCGCCCGCCCTGCTCCGCCCGGGGACCCGGGTCCGCTTCGTCCGGAGGGAACTGTGA
- a CDS encoding putative hydro-lyase, whose translation MTAPLDPGALSPDQARSLFRAGLRVPTSGWCSGWTQANLIAVPREYAFDLLLFAQRNPGPCPVLDVTEPGETAAPLFAGDLRTDLPGYVVYEHGEPVAEVGDVTAYWREDLVSFLIGCSFTFEDALREAGVPVRHIEQGCNVPMYRTNRMCRRAGEFGGPLVVSMRPIPAAQVADAVRVTARYPSVHGAPVHVGDPVELGIDDLSAPDFGDPVEIRVDEIPVFWACGVTPQAAVMASRPKLAIGHAPGHMAITDARDSRYLVP comes from the coding sequence ATGACCGCACCCCTCGACCCGGGCGCGCTCTCGCCGGACCAGGCGAGGTCCCTGTTCCGGGCCGGCCTGCGCGTTCCCACGTCCGGCTGGTGCTCCGGCTGGACGCAGGCGAACCTCATCGCCGTCCCGCGCGAGTACGCCTTCGACCTGCTGCTGTTCGCGCAGCGCAACCCCGGGCCGTGCCCCGTCCTGGACGTCACCGAGCCCGGCGAGACAGCCGCCCCGCTGTTCGCCGGGGACCTGCGCACCGACCTGCCCGGCTACGTCGTCTACGAGCACGGGGAGCCAGTCGCCGAGGTGGGCGACGTGACCGCCTACTGGCGCGAGGACCTCGTCTCGTTCCTCATCGGGTGCAGCTTCACCTTCGAGGACGCGCTCCGCGAGGCCGGCGTCCCCGTCCGGCACATCGAGCAGGGCTGCAACGTCCCGATGTACCGGACGAACCGGATGTGCCGCCGCGCGGGCGAGTTCGGCGGCCCGCTCGTCGTCTCGATGCGCCCGATCCCGGCGGCGCAGGTGGCCGACGCCGTGCGCGTGACGGCCCGGTACCCCTCCGTCCACGGCGCGCCCGTGCACGTCGGCGACCCCGTCGAGCTCGGCATCGACGACCTGTCCGCCCCGGACTTCGGCGACCCGGTCGAGATCCGGGTCGACGAGATCCCGGTGTTCTGGGCCTGCGGCGTGACCCCGCAGGCGGCGGTGATGGCCTCCCGCCCCAAGCTCGCCATCGGGCACGCCCCCGGACACATGGCGATCACCGACGCCCGCGACAGCCGGTACCTCGTTCCCTGA
- the pdhA gene encoding pyruvate dehydrogenase (acetyl-transferring) E1 component subunit alpha: MAETVQAAPARSRRARGAKAPGPKTDAAAPEAASPAADAGTLVGYYRQMLLIRRFEERAARAYTEAKIGGYCHLNLGEEATVVGLMAALRPTDYLFTNYREHGYALAKGIGAERVMAELYGRSTGVSKGWGGSMHLFDAEARLLGGYGIVGGQVPLAAGAALAVSYKGGDEVVMCQMGDGTTAIGAFHESLNIAALWNLPVVFVVINNGLGMGTTVENSAAEPELYRRGAAYRTESLRVDGTDVLAVRDAARTAVERARAESRPYLLETVSPRLKGHSVVDPARYRSKEEKEALKAADPLARMALDLEDAGILSADDRDRLDAEVTAEIDAAAAFADDSPAPDVSTLFDYTYATPVPGELRRLPADPVFGS, translated from the coding sequence ATGGCTGAGACCGTTCAGGCCGCACCGGCGCGGAGCCGGCGGGCGCGCGGCGCCAAGGCTCCCGGGCCGAAGACCGACGCGGCGGCGCCGGAGGCGGCGTCCCCGGCGGCCGACGCCGGCACTCTCGTCGGCTACTACCGGCAGATGCTGCTGATCAGGCGGTTCGAGGAGCGGGCCGCCCGCGCCTACACCGAGGCCAAGATCGGCGGCTACTGCCACCTGAACCTCGGCGAGGAGGCCACGGTCGTCGGGCTGATGGCCGCGCTGCGCCCCACCGACTACCTGTTCACCAACTACCGCGAGCACGGCTACGCCCTCGCCAAGGGCATCGGCGCGGAGCGCGTCATGGCCGAGTTGTACGGGCGGTCCACGGGCGTGTCCAAGGGCTGGGGCGGGTCGATGCACCTGTTCGACGCCGAGGCCCGGCTGCTCGGCGGGTACGGGATCGTCGGCGGGCAGGTGCCCCTCGCGGCCGGCGCGGCGCTCGCCGTCTCCTACAAGGGCGGCGACGAGGTCGTCATGTGCCAGATGGGCGACGGGACGACCGCGATCGGAGCGTTCCACGAGTCGCTGAACATCGCCGCCCTCTGGAACCTCCCGGTCGTCTTCGTCGTGATCAACAACGGTCTCGGCATGGGCACCACCGTGGAGAACTCCGCGGCCGAGCCGGAGCTGTACCGGCGCGGCGCCGCGTACCGGACGGAGAGCCTGCGGGTGGACGGCACCGACGTGCTCGCGGTGCGCGACGCCGCGCGTACCGCCGTCGAGCGCGCCCGCGCCGAGAGCAGGCCGTACCTGCTGGAGACCGTCAGCCCCCGGCTGAAGGGCCACTCGGTCGTCGACCCCGCCCGCTACCGGTCCAAGGAGGAGAAGGAGGCCCTGAAGGCCGCCGACCCCCTCGCCCGGATGGCGCTGGACCTGGAGGACGCCGGGATCCTGTCCGCCGACGACCGCGACCGGCTGGACGCCGAGGTGACGGCGGAGATCGATGCCGCCGCCGCGTTCGCCGACGACAGCCCCGCGCCCGACGTGTCCACGCTGTTCGACTACACCTACGCCACCCCGGTCCCGGGCGAGCTGCGCCGGCTCCCCGCCGACCCCGTATTCGGTTCCTGA
- a CDS encoding GntR family transcriptional regulator yields MKTSDQLLRTGLADQIREFIVEGISSGRWEPGERIVERRIATELGVSQGPVREALRQLEAQRLIETLPNRGARVRDFTEQDLAEIFPVRAGLERTAVELALPRLADCLDALEAHNRRLGEAAREGDLHEQMRLSIAFHREIVETAGNRLLVSVWEGLGIELWTTLSLRLHHTEIYSKSAEHAELIEAFRRADPAAPQLLHDHVMNYAP; encoded by the coding sequence GTGAAGACCTCCGACCAGCTGCTCCGCACCGGGCTCGCCGACCAGATCCGCGAGTTCATCGTGGAGGGCATCAGCTCCGGGCGATGGGAGCCGGGGGAGCGCATCGTCGAGCGCCGCATCGCGACCGAGCTGGGCGTGAGCCAGGGGCCCGTCCGGGAGGCGCTGCGCCAGCTGGAGGCGCAGCGGCTGATCGAGACGCTGCCGAACCGGGGCGCCCGGGTCCGCGACTTCACCGAGCAGGACCTGGCCGAGATCTTCCCCGTCCGCGCCGGCCTGGAGCGGACGGCCGTGGAGCTGGCGCTGCCCCGGCTCGCCGACTGCCTGGACGCGCTGGAGGCGCACAACCGCCGGCTCGGCGAGGCCGCCCGGGAAGGCGACCTGCACGAGCAGATGCGGCTGAGCATCGCCTTCCACCGCGAGATCGTCGAGACGGCCGGCAACCGGCTGCTCGTCTCGGTGTGGGAGGGGCTCGGCATCGAGCTGTGGACGACACTGTCCCTGCGCCTGCACCACACGGAGATCTACTCCAAGTCGGCCGAGCACGCCGAGCTGATCGAGGCGTTCCGCCGCGCCGACCCGGCCGCGCCGCAGCTGCTGCACGACCACGTCATGAACTACGCCCCGTGA
- a CDS encoding biotin-dependent carboxyltransferase family protein, translating to MRRRLDVLRTGPLATVQDLGRSGHAALGVGVSGAADPGSFRLANRLLGNPEEEAAVEVTFGGLHVRCRGGVFAAVTGAPAPLLVEGRSEAPYSVLHVPDGAELRMGAPPSGLRSYLAVRGGVAVPPVLGSRSTDTLSGLGPAPLEPGDLLPVGAPPAAAPLLDAAPVRAPGGGDIELRAMPGPRHDRFAPGALDALFSAAYTVTSEIDRVGMRLDGPGLEHAGRGELPSEGTVTGALQVPPSGRPVLFLADHPLTGGYPVIAVVASADIGRAAQARPGQRLRFRPHPAPNLREDRP from the coding sequence GTGAGGCGCCGTCTGGACGTTCTCCGCACAGGACCCCTGGCGACAGTCCAGGACCTGGGCCGCTCGGGTCACGCGGCGCTCGGCGTGGGGGTGTCGGGCGCCGCGGACCCGGGCTCGTTCCGACTCGCCAACCGGCTGCTCGGCAACCCCGAGGAGGAGGCCGCGGTCGAGGTCACCTTCGGCGGCCTGCACGTGCGCTGCCGCGGCGGCGTGTTCGCCGCGGTGACCGGTGCGCCCGCCCCGCTGCTCGTGGAGGGCCGCTCCGAGGCCCCCTACTCGGTCCTCCACGTCCCGGACGGCGCCGAACTGCGGATGGGCGCCCCGCCCTCCGGACTGCGCAGCTACCTGGCCGTGCGCGGCGGCGTCGCCGTCCCGCCCGTCCTCGGGTCCCGCTCCACCGACACCCTCTCCGGCCTCGGCCCGGCCCCGCTCGAACCCGGCGACCTGCTTCCCGTCGGCGCGCCGCCCGCCGCCGCGCCGCTCCTGGACGCCGCGCCCGTCCGCGCGCCGGGCGGCGGCGACATCGAGCTGCGCGCGATGCCCGGCCCCCGCCACGACCGGTTCGCCCCCGGCGCGCTGGACGCCCTCTTCTCCGCCGCCTACACGGTGACCAGCGAGATCGACCGCGTCGGCATGCGCCTGGACGGGCCGGGACTGGAGCACGCCGGGCGCGGCGAGCTGCCCAGCGAGGGGACGGTCACCGGGGCGCTGCAGGTCCCGCCGTCCGGGCGGCCGGTGCTGTTCCTCGCCGACCACCCGCTCACCGGCGGCTACCCCGTGATCGCGGTGGTCGCCTCCGCCGACATCGGACGCGCCGCCCAGGCCCGTCCCGGGCAGCGGCTCCGGTTCCGGCCGCACCCCGCACCGAACCTCCGGGAGGACAGACCATGA
- a CDS encoding NRAMP family divalent metal transporter: protein MTDPATLDTTTEPAARSRRAALTGAMFLMATSAIGPGFITQTTVFTAELGAAFAFAILVSVLVDVAIQLNVWRVVGVSRMRAQELGNRVLPGAGYGLAALDVFGGLVFNIGNVAGAALGLNALLGLDVKIGGTLSALAAIAIFLVRRAGVAMDRIVVVLGAVMILLTLYVAFVSEPPVGDALRQSVAPETVDFLVITTLIGGTVGGYITYAGAHRMIESGVTGPDNVKEINRSAVTGVLVTGLMRVLLFLAVLGVVAGGVTLAKENAPASAFENAAGEAGLRVFGLIMWSAAITSVIGASYTSVSFLVSFSSFVERHRNRLVVAFILVSAAIYLVIGTAPAKLLVLAGALNGLILPFGLAVLLWAAARRRDLLGGHRYPVWLLAIGVAAWLLSLYLGWNSLSGLDDLWK from the coding sequence ATGACGGACCCAGCGACCCTCGACACCACCACGGAACCGGCCGCCCGCTCGCGTCGCGCCGCGCTCACCGGCGCCATGTTCCTGATGGCGACCAGCGCCATCGGACCCGGCTTCATCACCCAGACCACCGTCTTCACCGCCGAGCTCGGCGCCGCGTTCGCGTTCGCGATCCTCGTGTCCGTGCTGGTGGACGTCGCGATCCAGTTGAACGTGTGGCGCGTCGTCGGCGTCTCGAGGATGCGCGCCCAGGAGCTCGGCAACCGCGTCCTGCCCGGCGCCGGGTACGGCCTCGCCGCGCTGGACGTGTTCGGCGGGCTGGTGTTCAACATCGGCAACGTCGCCGGCGCCGCGCTCGGGCTGAACGCGCTGCTCGGCCTGGACGTCAAGATCGGCGGCACGCTCTCCGCGCTGGCCGCCATCGCGATCTTCCTGGTCCGGCGGGCCGGCGTCGCCATGGACCGGATCGTCGTCGTGCTCGGCGCCGTGATGATCCTGCTGACCCTGTACGTGGCGTTCGTGTCCGAGCCGCCCGTCGGGGACGCGCTCCGGCAGAGCGTGGCGCCGGAGACCGTCGACTTCCTGGTCATCACCACGCTCATCGGCGGGACGGTCGGCGGCTACATCACCTACGCGGGCGCGCACCGCATGATCGAGTCCGGGGTGACCGGACCGGACAACGTCAAGGAGATCAACCGCAGCGCCGTCACCGGCGTCCTCGTCACCGGCCTCATGCGCGTGCTGCTGTTCCTCGCCGTCCTCGGCGTCGTCGCCGGCGGGGTGACCCTCGCCAAGGAGAACGCCCCCGCCTCGGCCTTCGAGAACGCTGCGGGAGAGGCCGGCCTGCGCGTCTTCGGCCTGATCATGTGGTCGGCCGCGATCACCTCGGTCATCGGCGCGTCCTACACCTCGGTGTCCTTCCTCGTGTCGTTCTCCTCCTTCGTCGAGCGGCACCGCAACCGGCTGGTCGTCGCGTTCATCCTCGTCTCCGCCGCCATCTACCTCGTGATCGGCACCGCCCCGGCGAAGCTGCTCGTCCTCGCGGGCGCGCTGAACGGGCTGATCCTGCCGTTCGGGCTCGCCGTGCTGCTGTGGGCGGCCGCCCGCCGCCGGGACCTGCTCGGCGGCCACCGCTACCCGGTCTGGCTCCTCGCCATCGGCGTGGCGGCCTGGCTGCTGTCGCTCTACCTGGGCTGGAACAGCCTGTCCGGGCTCGACGACCTCTGGAAGTGA
- a CDS encoding alpha-ketoacid dehydrogenase subunit beta, whose protein sequence is MATVTYRQALRDTLRAEMLRDENVFLMGEEIGLFEGSYKITEGLLKEFGPRRVRDTPIAEEGFVGAAIGAAMLGLRPVVEIMTINFSLLALDQIVNHAAKIYGMFGGQASVPMVIRTPGGGGQQLGATHSQNVELFYSFIPGLKVLAPSTPAEASAMLKAAIRDDDPVLFLENLALYNTKGELPAAVEDVEPAEIGRAAVTRPGTDITIIGYSRMARVASEVAETLAAEGVSAEVVDLRSLRPLDRQTVVDSVRRTGCAVVAEDDWLTYGIGAEIAATIQEGAFDWLDAPVRRVAMAEVPLPYAKSLETAALPSAESLLTAVRATLRATGRITPGTDATSPRPALEPVR, encoded by the coding sequence ATGGCAACCGTGACCTACCGCCAGGCCCTCCGGGACACGCTCCGCGCCGAGATGCTCCGCGACGAGAACGTCTTCCTGATGGGCGAGGAGATCGGGCTCTTCGAGGGCTCCTACAAGATCACCGAGGGGCTGCTGAAGGAGTTCGGGCCGCGCCGCGTACGCGACACCCCGATCGCCGAGGAGGGCTTCGTCGGCGCCGCGATCGGTGCCGCGATGCTCGGCCTGCGCCCCGTCGTGGAGATCATGACGATCAACTTCTCGCTGCTGGCGCTGGACCAGATCGTCAACCACGCCGCGAAGATCTACGGCATGTTCGGCGGGCAGGCCAGCGTGCCGATGGTGATCCGCACGCCGGGCGGCGGCGGCCAGCAGCTCGGCGCCACCCACTCGCAGAACGTCGAGCTGTTCTACTCGTTCATCCCCGGCCTGAAGGTGCTCGCGCCGAGCACGCCCGCCGAGGCGTCGGCGATGCTGAAGGCCGCGATCCGCGACGACGACCCGGTGCTGTTCCTGGAGAACCTCGCCCTCTACAACACCAAGGGCGAACTGCCCGCCGCGGTCGAGGACGTCGAGCCCGCCGAGATCGGCCGCGCCGCCGTGACCCGTCCGGGCACCGACATCACGATCATCGGCTACTCCCGGATGGCCCGCGTCGCCTCGGAGGTGGCCGAGACCCTCGCCGCGGAGGGCGTCTCCGCCGAGGTCGTGGACCTGCGCAGCCTGCGCCCGCTCGACCGGCAGACCGTCGTCGACTCCGTCCGCCGGACCGGCTGCGCCGTCGTGGCCGAGGACGACTGGCTGACCTACGGCATCGGCGCCGAGATCGCCGCGACGATCCAGGAGGGGGCGTTCGACTGGCTGGACGCCCCGGTCCGGCGCGTCGCGATGGCCGAGGTGCCGCTCCCCTACGCCAAGTCCCTGGAGACGGCGGCGCTGCCGTCCGCCGAGTCCCTGCTGACCGCCGTGCGCGCCACGCTCCGCGCGACCGGCCGCATCACGCCGGGGACGGACGCCACGTCCCCGCGACCCGCTCTGGAGCCCGTGCGATGA
- a CDS encoding GntR family transcriptional regulator: MPVPAQGSWLAGIAAARHDLDRTSTAARIAGLLREQITDGRLAPGERVREEELGEALKVSRNTVREAFRLLAQERLLVHEFNRGVFVRRVTADGLADLYRVRRILECEGVRCAREAPAGSFGRVEAAVLDGERAAAAGRWPDVGTADIRFHQAIAALVGSPRVDEMIQHLLAEMRLVFHEMGSPRKFHEPYLARNRRIHDLMAGGDLAGAERELRSYLDDAEKQLTNAYRAEAP; encoded by the coding sequence ATGCCCGTGCCGGCGCAGGGCTCGTGGCTGGCCGGCATCGCGGCCGCCCGGCACGACCTCGACCGCACCAGCACCGCCGCGCGGATCGCCGGCCTGCTGCGCGAGCAGATCACCGACGGGCGGCTCGCCCCCGGCGAGCGCGTCCGCGAGGAGGAGCTGGGCGAGGCCCTGAAGGTCTCGCGCAACACCGTGCGCGAGGCGTTCCGGCTGCTCGCGCAGGAGCGGCTGCTCGTCCACGAGTTCAACCGGGGCGTGTTCGTGCGCCGGGTCACCGCCGACGGCCTCGCCGACCTCTACCGGGTCCGTCGGATCCTGGAGTGCGAGGGCGTACGGTGCGCGCGGGAGGCCCCCGCGGGGTCGTTCGGCCGGGTGGAGGCCGCGGTCCTGGACGGCGAGCGCGCCGCCGCCGCCGGGCGCTGGCCGGACGTCGGCACCGCCGACATACGCTTCCACCAGGCCATCGCCGCACTGGTGGGCAGCCCGCGGGTGGACGAGATGATCCAGCACCTGCTGGCCGAGATGCGCCTGGTCTTCCACGAGATGGGCTCGCCGCGCAAGTTCCACGAGCCCTACCTGGCCCGCAACCGGCGGATCCACGACCTGATGGCGGGCGGCGACCTCGCCGGGGCGGAGCGGGAGCTGCGCTCCTACCTCGACGACGCCGAGAAGCAGCTCACGAACGCGTATCGCGCGGAGGCCCCCTGA
- a CDS encoding SDR family NAD(P)-dependent oxidoreductase: MYSELNGMVAVITGGSRGIGAATARAFAAEGARVAVIGRDRAALDQVAGETGGIGVAADVTDLAAVESARLRIEDELGPASVLCAFAGGGIARPGPTAAMTEQEWRSVLDGNLTATFLTLKAFLPGMQERKAGSIITMSSSAGRLPTNLPGGGGRELGNPWGAPVAYEAAKAGVQALTRHAAAEAGQDGVRVNCVAPGTIRTERTARFMPPETQDAVAASHPLARLGEPGDVAAAALFLASSQSTWLTGLTLDVTGGRVML, from the coding sequence ATGTATTCCGAGCTCAACGGCATGGTCGCGGTCATCACCGGCGGCTCGCGCGGCATCGGCGCCGCCACGGCACGCGCGTTCGCCGCCGAGGGCGCCAGGGTCGCCGTCATCGGACGCGACCGGGCGGCGCTCGACCAGGTGGCCGGGGAGACCGGCGGGATCGGCGTCGCGGCCGACGTCACCGACCTGGCCGCCGTCGAGTCCGCGCGCCTGCGGATCGAGGACGAGCTCGGCCCGGCCAGCGTCCTGTGCGCCTTCGCCGGCGGCGGGATCGCGCGGCCCGGCCCGACCGCGGCCATGACCGAGCAGGAGTGGCGGTCGGTCCTCGACGGCAACCTCACCGCGACCTTCCTCACCCTGAAGGCGTTCCTGCCCGGCATGCAGGAGCGGAAGGCCGGATCGATCATCACGATGTCGTCGTCGGCCGGGCGCCTGCCGACGAACCTGCCGGGGGGCGGCGGCCGGGAACTGGGCAACCCGTGGGGCGCCCCCGTCGCCTACGAGGCCGCCAAGGCGGGCGTCCAGGCCCTCACCCGCCACGCCGCCGCCGAGGCCGGACAGGACGGGGTCCGCGTCAACTGCGTCGCCCCCGGCACGATCCGCACCGAGCGCACCGCCCGGTTCATGCCGCCGGAGACCCAGGACGCCGTGGCCGCCTCCCACCCGCTCGCCCGTCTCGGCGAACCGGGCGACGTGGCGGCCGCCGCGCTCTTCCTGGCCTCGTCCCAGTCCACCTGGCTGACGGGCCTCACCCTCGACGTCACCGGCGGCCGCGTCATGCTCTGA
- a CDS encoding dihydrolipoamide acetyltransferase family protein yields MTEILMPRLSDTMEEGVISSWQKQPGDEVAVGDVIVDIETDKAVMEYEAYEAGVLEKILVAEGETAAIGAPIAVIAPAGGARPEPAPAAEARPAAEPEQAPAAKASPEPEAAPEAAPVATAAPRAAGRPTASRPPSSPLARRLARDHGIDLAALTGSGPGGRIVRADIEAAVRAAGPATPAPAAAEAATARAAVNGASAPSAPAVQARADDPDVEAVPLNRFRKVAARRLTESKREAPHFYLNREVDAGALLAFRATLNEALAPAKVSVNDLVVKAVATALREHPAVNVSYTEENLLFHKRVHVGVAVAVEDGLVVPVVRDADRMSVSQIGRETRELAAKARDGKLSAREMSGGTFSVSNLGMFGVDSFSAVINPPEAAILAVGAVREEPVVRDGQVVPGKRMTVTLSVDHRATDGATAAKFLARLAELLQNPLLIVA; encoded by the coding sequence ATGACCGAGATCCTCATGCCCCGCCTCTCCGACACGATGGAGGAGGGCGTCATCAGCTCCTGGCAGAAGCAGCCGGGAGACGAGGTCGCGGTCGGCGACGTCATCGTCGACATCGAGACCGACAAGGCGGTCATGGAGTACGAGGCCTACGAGGCCGGCGTGCTGGAGAAGATCCTCGTCGCCGAGGGCGAGACCGCCGCGATCGGCGCCCCGATCGCGGTGATCGCCCCCGCCGGCGGCGCCCGTCCCGAGCCCGCGCCCGCCGCCGAGGCGCGGCCCGCGGCCGAGCCGGAGCAGGCGCCCGCCGCCAAGGCCTCGCCCGAGCCCGAGGCCGCGCCCGAGGCGGCGCCGGTCGCCACGGCCGCCCCGCGGGCCGCGGGACGCCCGACCGCCTCCCGCCCGCCGTCGTCGCCGCTGGCGCGCCGGCTGGCCCGCGACCACGGCATCGACCTGGCCGCCCTCACCGGCTCCGGCCCGGGCGGGCGCATCGTCCGCGCCGACATCGAGGCCGCCGTGCGCGCCGCCGGCCCGGCGACGCCCGCCCCGGCCGCCGCCGAGGCCGCCACCGCTCGCGCCGCCGTCAACGGGGCCTCCGCACCGTCGGCGCCCGCCGTCCAGGCCCGGGCCGACGACCCGGACGTGGAGGCCGTCCCGCTCAACCGCTTCCGCAAGGTCGCGGCCAGGCGGCTGACCGAGAGCAAGCGCGAGGCACCGCACTTCTACCTGAACCGCGAGGTGGACGCGGGCGCCCTGCTGGCGTTCCGCGCGACGCTCAACGAGGCCCTCGCCCCGGCGAAGGTCAGCGTGAACGACCTGGTCGTGAAGGCGGTGGCGACGGCGCTGCGCGAGCACCCGGCGGTGAACGTCTCCTACACCGAGGAGAACCTGCTCTTCCACAAGCGGGTGCACGTCGGCGTGGCGGTGGCGGTCGAGGACGGCCTCGTCGTCCCGGTCGTCCGCGACGCCGACCGCATGAGCGTCTCGCAGATCGGCCGGGAGACCCGCGAGCTCGCCGCCAAGGCCCGCGACGGCAAGCTGTCCGCCCGGGAGATGAGCGGCGGCACGTTCAGCGTCAGCAACCTCGGCATGTTCGGCGTGGACTCGTTCTCCGCGGTGATCAACCCGCCGGAGGCCGCCATCCTCGCCGTGGGCGCCGTCCGCGAGGAACCCGTCGTCCGCGACGGCCAGGTCGTCCCCGGCAAGCGCATGACGGTCACCCTCTCGGTCGACCACCGCGCCACCGACGGCGCGACGGCCGCGAAGTTCCTGGCCCGCCTCGCCGAGCTGCTGCAGAACCCGCTGCTCATCGTCGCGTAG